In one Liolophura sinensis isolate JHLJ2023 chromosome 11, CUHK_Ljap_v2, whole genome shotgun sequence genomic region, the following are encoded:
- the LOC135477634 gene encoding MOB-like protein phocein, translated as MLADAQAVVRRNRPGTKAEDWCRWPDEAFEEMDSTLAVQQFIQQAIRKDITDIEEILTPPEGQDEGVWKYEHLRQFCMELNGLAVKLQIECNPETCTQMTATEQWIFLCAAHKTPKECPAIDYTRHTLDGAACLLNSNKYFPSRVSIKEASVAKLGSVCRRVYRIFSHAYFHHRTLFDEYENETNLCKRFTTFVTKYNLMSKDNLIVPILEEQALAAVEGESEA; from the exons ATGCTGGCTGACGCTCAGGCTGTCGTTCGCAGAAATCGTCCTGGTACAAAAGCCGAG GACTGGTGCAGATGGCCAGATGAAGCATTTGAGGAGATGGACAGTACACTCGCTGTACAACAG TTCATACAGCAGGCGATTCGTAAGGACATCACTGACATTGAGGAGATACTGACGCCCCCTGAGGGCCAGGATGAGGGCGTGTGGAAGTATGAACATCTCAG aCAATTTTGCATGGAGCTGAATGGTCTGGCAGTCAAGTTACAG ATTGAGTGCAACCCGGAGACTTGCACACAGATGACAGCGACGGAGCAGTGGATCTTCCTCTGCGCTGCCCATAAAACTCCCAAAGAG TGTCCAGCTATCGACTACACTCGTCACACACTAGATGGCGCTGCATGTCTACTGAACAGTAATAAGTATTTCCCTAGCAG GGTCAGTATAAAGGAAGCGTCCGTGGCTAAGTTAGGGTCGGTCTGCCGGCGAGTCTATAGGATTTTCTCACATGCATACTTTCATCATCGAACACTGTTTGATGAATATGAG AATGAGACTAATTTGTGCAAGAGATTTACAAcatttgtgaccaaatacaACCTGATGTCGAAAGACAACTTGATTGTTCCAATCTTGGAGGAGCAGGCATTGGCTGCAGTGGAAGGAGAGAGCGAGGCTTAA